The genomic stretch TCGTGACGTACGGCGTCATGTTGGTGATCTGCTCGGGCAGGGTGTCGGTGGCGGCGTACCAGACCAGGAACACCACCCCCGCGACGAACGTGACGGCCGCGCCGACCACCCGCCGCCGCACGGCGAGCCAGATGCTCACGACCACGAGCAGGACGCCGACGAGCAGCAGCAGCGCGTGCACCGCCTCGCTGCTGCGCAGCTGCAGCGCGTCGGTGTAGCCGAAGAGCCCGGCACCGGCCGCGAGCCCGCCCGGACGCCAGTTGCCGAAGATCATGGCTGCCAGGCCGATGAAGCCGCGCCCGCCGGTCTGGCCCTCGCGGTAGCCGTTGCCGAGGACGAGCGCGAGGTAGGCGCCGCCGAAGCCGGCCAGGCCGCCGGAGACGAGCACCGCGGCGTACTTCATCAGGTAGACGTTGACGCCCAGCGACTCGGCGGCGACCGGGCTCTCGCCGCAGGACCGCAGGCGCAGCCCGAACGCCGTGCGCCAGAGCACGTAGTAGGTGCCGACGACGAGCAGGATCGCCACCAGGGTGAGCAGCGAGATGCCCACGGTCAGGCCGCGCACGATGCCCGCGACGTCGGAGACGAGGAACCAGCCCTTGTCCTGCAGCTCGTCCAGCGGGTCGCCGATCCCGGGGATCGACACCTCGGAGATGTCGCCGATCGGCGGCGACTGGGACTCGCCGCCGCCGGGGGTGCCCTCGAAGGCGATGACGGAGAGATATTGCGTGACGCCGAGGCCCAGGATGTTGATGGCGACACCGGAGACGATGTGGTCGACGCCGAAGGTCACGGTGGCGATGGCGTGCAGCAGGCCGCCGGCCGCGCCCATCAGGGCGCCG from Actinomycetes bacterium encodes the following:
- a CDS encoding ABC transporter permease, whose translation is MTATAQAVAGAPGAPPAPKRRLARPGWPTVLLAFAGFIVVLSVIAAITGADQLTSSGTVGAAVALAVPIGMAGLGGLWSERAGVVNIGLEGMLILGTWGGGWAGYHWGPWVGVLVGALMGAAGGLLHAIATVTFGVDHIVSGVAINILGLGVTQYLSVIAFEGTPGGGESQSPPIGDISEVSIPGIGDPLDELQDKGWFLVSDVAGIVRGLTVGISLLTLVAILLVVGTYYVLWRTAFGLRLRSCGESPVAAESLGVNVYLMKYAAVLVSGGLAGFGGAYLALVLGNGYREGQTGGRGFIGLAAMIFGNWRPGGLAAGAGLFGYTDALQLRSSEAVHALLLLVGVLLVVVSIWLAVRRRVVGAAVTFVAGVVFLVWYAATDTLPEQITNMTPYVTTLLVLAFASQRLRMPAADGLPYRRGQGG